The genomic stretch GTTTATGGCAAATAGATGCCTGTTAAGAAGTTTTTATCAATGTAAGATGTATGGGAGAACATAATAAAGTGTAAGTGAAAATGTGTAGAGAATAGATATTATCCCATTTTTTGGGAGGGTCTTGTAAGAGATGAGCATACTAAGTACCCAAATTGAATATGAGCTGAGTTTATTCTGGAAATGGGCAGGTATAAGTGAAAAGCAATATTCTGAACACAGTTGGTCAAATGAATATGAAGAATGGGAATATCCTAATTGGGATACATTGATATGCCTATTCTTTACGGCTGTTAGTGCTCTAGCGTCTGGGAACTGCTCGGAGCTGTTGGTTAACTATTTGCTTACTGGAATGGCATTGGATAATGAGGGGGAAACAATCCTTGACGAGTGTGAAGCTAAGTTATCCGATAAAGATATAGAATTTTTGTTTGAAATAGGGGTAAAGCATTTGCCATCAGAAGCACGATGGCAGGTTGCAGAGTTGATAGGAAGAAAGGATGATAAAAGTTTTAAAAAATATTTACAGGACTTATTAGATGATTCTAATAAGTA from Pseudobacteroides sp. encodes the following:
- a CDS encoding HEAT repeat domain-containing protein: MSILSTQIEYELSLFWKWAGISEKQYSEHSWSNEYEEWEYPNWDTLICLFFTAVSALASGNCSELLVNYLLTGMALDNEGETILDECEAKLSDKDIEFLFEIGVKHLPSEARWQVAELIGRKDDKSFKKYLQDLLDDSNKYVQRRALLSLSRLDAEEAQEIAFKRLKDEDDYIRLVSIRILKEHNSQKLKEAVLILVNDKFEYVQDELKEIAILDL